The Carassius carassius chromosome 5, fCarCar2.1, whole genome shotgun sequence DNA window gggtcgggtcgagtcattccttaatcacgtgacagccccatacgctaaaaccatagacagtaaaagaatgcagtattgagccgagagagaattgattagttcatctttcggttcttcgggttgttcgttcttttgtcccgtgatgtgacaacattggctagagtaattattaaatcagataaaccatacttttgtaacatatgacactttaaaaacattaaaaaacactgtgtacatacttttgaattgttgtttattgtttatttttgtgccattaaagctttgtaacaaagaggacaactattccaaaataaatctaaataataacaaagtaaataattaaaaataaaattaaaattaaaagataataaagccacagggtctaataaccttaacaaatgaactttaaaagtacaatataaaaaaagaaaaaaaagaaaaactaaatattgcacaacaagcgttgcttttttttatataataatttaaaatgaatacattttaaaataaataacacttttgtgccaaaataaaaactttatatcaaagagtataactattccccaaataattttaaaccatttaaataaaaataaatgaaaatgaagagatactaaagctacggagccttataacaataacaaattacctttaaaatcacaacaacaacaaaaatattgcacaacaagctagtctttttctaaataaagaaaaataaataagctttaaaataaataacacactgtggctatatttttaggacttgctttaaggcctgtttgcattaaaaaaaacaagctcccggaccttggatgggctgagtctgtttcttctatctgagataatctgcccagttttagaaaaaactctttcagatggcacagatgtggccacaatgcaaagtcttgtctttgtgacttcagaaaggcttttgtatcctggtgaacatctcctccaccaggccagagggtctgatgtgcggggtaagagtggctctgcaaggtaggcctgcacctttatagcatctgaggtcttagaagaggtagcagaaggcctcaagcttgctaccctctcgtcaaagtcttcccaaaacatggcccctgcactggcagacaaattaatcaatcagaatcagaatcagaatcagaaagagctttattgccaagtatgcttgcgcatacaaggaatttgttttagtgacataagcttccagtaaacagacacacaacaacacacagagagagaaaaaaaaaaaaaaaaaaaaaaaaaaaaaaaaaaaaaaaaaaaaaaattacgggagaattacaaattggcaaataaataagtgtataaacaattgtgctataaatgataatggaataggatcgagtgagatgcaggaatgttctaggatggaggggtaacaaataaatataaggatattgcacatttttgcataagcataagtttaagtgggaaacatttaactgttcatgaggtagattgcctgggggaagaaactattcttgtgccttgctgttcttgtatttgcggctctgaggcgccggccagatggcaaaagttcaaagatggggtgacttggatgtgagggatccagagtgattttctgagtccttttcctcactctggatgtgtacagttcttggagggtgggcaggggagcaccaataatcctttcagcagtccgaacagttctctgtagtcttctgatatctgattttgtagctgaaccaaaccagacagtaattgaagtacacaggactgactcaatgacggctgagtagaactgtttcagcagctcctgtggcaggttaaatattttatttataacagggttttatttatttataaaataataacaaaacacagatcctcaacaaacagtaacaaaaacacagtgacagaaatagcgtatgtggctgtcacgtgattaaggaacgagtcaaactcgacccgagacccgaaagactcatgagatgaactaatcaattctctttccggctcaagactgcgttagttttgcgtatgtggctgtcacgtgattaaggaatgacttaaacccgaggactcttgtcagataagagatgaggtgagctaatcacagactgaagacccaggtaaaaaaggaatttttttttctgtatcttatagcattttagttttgtattgtttttagtaggatcaacgtttgcgtaagtactagatgtgttggggaagtaacacataacattttcattacattttgctaaaatgaacgaaatgaacgaaatgactcgaaaaaagattcgttcatttagctgaacgagactcaaaagtccgagtcggtaaaaagatccgaacttcccatcactaattgaCAAAATGTTAAGTTTAGTattattgatagctccatgaaccacgtgaccgcgtggcggtgagatcaaagcatgctctggtacagcgagtttactctgcaatatgcagtgggatatacatataaaatatgttgcattatttgtctactatataatacctgaatggcaaaatgaatgcagtgtcttaaaatcctgtcaaagctaaggatattcagtgaaaacaattggcgttgttcattggtcgggcatcgaccaataaaatgtcttcattcgcaccaaagccccgcccccagctctgctctctcacatctgcatatacaagtgcacaagtgagttttgcaacagaataccgcaaaaagagtagcaaaagtcagagcgctaggatttgaacttgtacttccagatctgagaggttgtaagtgccgacttgacgttgtgcagcgaaactgaagtaaagtgcaaaagtaaatatgtcgtaaacatgtgtgtatgtcattttctttgtgtgaatgtcattctacacatttgtgactattaatctacaacttccaattcaaaacacgggtgttttgatcattgtctgtgtgtgcaaattgaaagtttcaacttttcacatcagagctgtgagtgtaaattttaacttacaaatacaaatattaatatgacaagttttcacattcagatcttcaacctctcgagttttgctactgatttacctttataattgacctccattcattctgcactctGCACTCGTCCTGTGAGCTCATGTGGAATCAGAGTGGAACTGCAACCAGTTCAGAAGCCGGAAGTGTAGTGAGAGTAAAACTTCTCGccatattagacattctctggtgaaagcacacttttgatggacaaaaaaaagtgatttaacacaaaacgtgctcaaaatgcacagaataagcatgtcaagagttttaacaccaatgccaatgtctagtgttttaacaattatgccagaaaagaaaattaagtataacaaatatgtatttgcccatttaaactttttaattaatcgttttggATGAAAGTATGGCGTATTGTTATAAAAGCAActgttgaaagaattatacccattgtttggaatggttatactgtctgccgaacacgctttgcagccgctgctgtgatgctgtacatatacgcttccagtgtgaacactcgcgagagtctgctgctgcagtgacggTGTAGTTGCGCGGAtgcttgcggtgtgaaagaggAGTGTCGGACAAGGGGAAATTGCCTGAACGAGCATGCTGACAGCGCGTGGacaacagctgaaaaaaacaacaacgatggCGACATTCCGTCATTGCGTCACTCGCTCAGGCACTGTTGCGTATATAAAGCCGATGCcgacacacacagcactgtcagaAACAACGGACTACGGTCAGAACAAGACACCGGACATCTCCTCCTGGCGTCAACTCTTTCGAAGCTGTCGGATTCATTTCAAATTCACGATATAGAGTTTAGaagttttttctttctaaattttctttcttctaattcattttttttcttaagaaaagcATTCACCCCCGGACTGTTTTGGTGGGAGCGTAACGTTACAGCCGAGACTCATCTGACTGATGCAAACAGGTAACgttaacgtttaaaaaaaaaaaaaaaatcattgttcaTTGTAATCTATCAGGATCTATTGACCGAAATGgcaacacactttacacaaccgGAGTGGACTGGCCATCTGTAGAAGTCGTCGTGACTAGTTCATCATCAGAGAAAAAGTGTCAGATTATTATCCCTAGTGCTGGTCTGCACTCACACTTGCACTAGCTACAGATTCTGGTCAGGTATTGTGAAAGAAGTCGGTGTTTGAGATTTTCTGTGACACTAGGCGGAACTATCATTGACAttgagtcatttagcagacgcttttatccaaagcgacttacaaatgaggacaatagaagcaatcaaaaacaacaaaaagcaaaGATATATTATAAGTGCTaggctataacaagtctcagttagcttaaaaatgtaataaataaaaagaaaaccgatagaatagaaaaggaatagaggtcttttttgcttttgttaattgtataataaattgaaaacagaatacaaaaagataataCAGAGAGGAAATTCTAttagttattaaattattttttaagaatagaattagaatagtgagtgttaaagttagagggtcaaataaagatggaagagatttcttgaagatggctaaggactcagctgctgggattgagttggggggggggggggggggggtcagtccaccaggaggaacatttaatttaaaagtctgtaaaagtgactttgtgcttctttgggatggcacaatcaagcgacgttcacttgcagaacgcaagcttctagaggcacataagtctgaagtaatgaatttaggtaaatgggtgcagagccagtggtagttttgtaggcaaacatcaatgccttaaaTTTTATACGAGCCGCTATTGGTAgccaaattgataaacagaggtgtgacgtgtattctttttggctcattaaaattaatcttgctgctgcgttctggattaatagaactggaagacctgccaagagagcattgcagaGACCAATATTCATGAGTTTCATGTTAACGAGTTTCCCCGTATAGCCTTAATGTGCCGCTAAATGTGCtccttggataaaaaaaaaaaaaaaaaaaaaaacgtactttTGTATGTGTAATCGATTTAGGCACCGCAAAagattaaaccatttttttttaaacgcagctTTAATGAAAACATGaagattgttttaaatgtaataaagtcTCTGTAGTTGTGTGATCTATCAAACATATAGTCCAGAGTGTGCGAGTGTATAAAATGTCATAGTTTAACggtaaagttaaagttaaagtacTGTCATGAAGAGATGAATACCAAATTGCACCAACACTAAACGGTCCTTTTTCACTAATTTAGTTTTTAGGAAATACAAATATGATCTGTTGTTTGTAACCGTTTCAAATTTATTGTCTATTAAAATTTCTAAGTTTCATCATCATTCAGTTGTAATTTatttgctcatgaatattaattataagGTCCAGAAAAGCAACAAGGAGAAGACATGGCCAAGAAATATGATCTGGATATTCATTATGATTCTAATCGTATCCAATAGAGTCTGGCTGCAGACATGATGCTTCTCAACGTATGAGTCAAAATGTCCTGTCTGACTGAAATGTAATATCATGTTAAATTGTTTCAGTGCATACAGCCATGGTTTATTGGATTCTTCTTGGATTTATTGGAATAATTGGATCCCTAACTGGTAGGtcactttattttcatttaatgcaactttaatatatattttgtgtgtgtatatctatctatctatctggcgtcggactggggggggggggggggggtaaagggtaccgagtacaagagcgtaactttgggtctaccattgggggggttaaactcgcggcatatttattcattttatttattgaataattttcttgtgtaaaaggtaacatgctaatttgcatgaCCACCGTAACCCCCCTGCAAATTATGCGCATGCCCAGGGCCCGAGGCAGAGGGGGGCCCTTAGAAGTCCGTTTTCGATACATACATATACGTGcactaacttttttttatatagcatttatgtacaaataaaaaaaaagttcctgtgcaaaactaaacttgtagttaggcatTGGTTTGGTAtataaaaagtcattttcatgctgtgcagccccccccccctcgaATCAATgtaaatggtacgacccgcagttCAGGTGCTTCCGCTGCGGACCTGCGGTGAATCGGTtaatgagacaggagctggaggtAGCCGTGATATGAACTAGGAAGACAGGGGAAGATTCATGTCTTTCCTTAAGGAAAATCAGGAGCTCAAAAACGAAACGAAAAGAAGATTTAAAGAGAATAAGGAAAATGACGGCAAGCAGTTGCttatgggtggaaattaaacgCTTTGTGTTCTTATTCTGTGCTCATAGCTGCTTGTCTATGAAtataatgctttattaataatttgtttactgagtttggtctttttaaaacactgttttaatgcataaagccacggttcacgttaagcgtgcttttagaatgtcccaattattatttcttttcaaaagttttttgaaaAGAAacgtgagctccaaatgcatcatcgaGCATTGACAtcgttttaacataaatatctactacaggtagaatagcatacatttatgttcgTACtctatttgaataataatatcaactcgcggcccacacaaccacgcacacatgtttgcgcggcccacttcaaaaaaattaactgaccccgctattgtagGCTAATAACTTATTACTCAAACTaaattgttaactgtatttattgaatgaactagggctgtgcgatatggacaaaaaaactatttctttgatcaattttgcgattgacacacaccgatatgcttttacagtcataaatgcattcaggattaatttgaaacatatttccaaaagaaaaccaattagagcttcatcaaaaagttgtaacgtctctagaacagacataagtcaaaattatcactatagtagcCTAAAgatttaacaaaatgtatagacttatggcaaaaaaaaatcccgtctacagggactttttttttttcttttttgccatgcactgTTCAtcgagctcattaattgtagcggtgcctcaggtgttagcagtgtgtatacagtatgtgtatacgGTCAGCAGCGAAAGCGCATAAAACGCGAaagaacattaaaataatgcacgagcgtgaatctctctgttcgcacgcataTTTCCTTTGCTCTCTGTCACAAAaccgtgcttgctcagatacacactgctctgcgcggagagagtgtgcgcacttaaaacgtgtctcctctcacttaacatacttagtatacacttacattttgcacataatatacatgtacatacataactgcatttttgtaatatagcCTACCTGCCTACAAttttcaatttgtatattgttgttccttatctacttatttgtattttttgtaattttatattcttttattatgtgttttatgttctgtcgctgtcattctgttgtactgcggagcttctgtcacgaaaacaaattcctcgtatgtgtaaacatacctggcaataaagctcattctgattctgattctgattaaactGCGTCCTAtgcactcacaattctctctatgctcatgtgttagttaggctattaattattttcacacgtttttattttcttttaccgcgtgcagtgtgaacgctctgatccgttaacatgggctcggaaaaaaggcgcatcacagccagtgtgtgaacctggagttaggcttatgcccagtctgttctgttctgttgcattctgattggatcggatagcatactgcgggaaaatcgtgctataaagcgatttagaaatcgcacgctcaaatcgtgattttatgatgatttcttttaatcgcacagccctagaatggactggaaatgaacagaaaataattggcggcccacctgcaataccgccgcggaccacaggttgaaaaccactgctttatagtatcacaccctaCATATCAAGCAAACAATATTTCTGGGTAAAtgagtgagaagcagacggaggTGGAGCTGGGAGCTCAACACAAggccactccaggcagctgcgcagcttgtctcctcttctgctgcagttctccccagagtcagaagtttacatcaaaacactgtatatttccctccattgtaaAAATCCATTacccgcgaaaacacagatcgttagcgcctattttaccgcattgttatgcaaattagctcgcacacgctctaACATTAactacaggattgttctcagtttAATGAAAATTCATGCAAAGAACCGTCAATGGGCATTtaataaaaactgacattatttaatttgtttatttggtaTGGTAATtgttcagaactgctttacagtatatttgatttagtccaggtttggacctgctagaccttttgtcatctcagtaagtagtagtattttgacaataaaacaaaaatatattaatccgAGTGTGgcttattttgtttacattttttaagtggggtttttttcataataaaaatgcaataccccacccattggtatcactataGTATTTGATacgggggcccagcaagatggtttgtacccagggcccaaaatgtGTTGCTACGCCCCTGCAGATACATACAGAGAGATAATctatctgtatgtgtgtatatatactgtatgtatgtgtagtgGAATATGTACATATCTTTTGTCTTAATAGCTTAATCTGAGCAGTACTGAATAAAAAGAATGAGGAGTTAAAATGCAGATGATTCCTACAACAATGCAATGAAAGGTTtcctattataatatattatatatttacttcTATTTTTAGTAATTAAAAGCTAAATCTCTTTTGATCTCAACGGAGTTTCAACTACTGCTACTCCCAAATcgggcaaccaactggaccttttTTATACACGACACTGATCATGttgtggttactccactgcacacgtcggatcacttcctgatcactcttaacctcaacatggtccctgacacttcacttacccctccacatgtcatctttcgacgtaacctaggctcactctcaccctcccggctttctgcaatggtttcatcttcacttccttcccctaaactgtttgcatctttggatgctaacagtgctactgatactttctgctccactcttacatcttgtttagacactgtttgtcccTAATCTTCCagaccagcccgtaacaccccttctgccccttggttatctgatgttctatctACGCCAACATAGTTTCTAAAAATGGTGTGGTGCAAATCCAAAAAGcgctactgaccttaatgtgtatcagtcactcctctcttctTTCTCTGGTACGATCTCCACTGCTAAAAGGCCATACtgccataacaaaattaacaattctttCATACAACTTTCATATGCTCTTTAAACATTTTCTTCACTCCTatgtcctcctcttcctcctcctgcatCAACTCAATGTAGCGTCTGGACCAATAAAACACACCATGTTTCATTTGCTTTAACAAATCAATTTTTCATTTGATCAACAAATGATCACAGAGGTTTAGTTTACTGAGGTGATGTGGGTGTTTAAACATGCGCCCCACGCATTACCACATTACAGATAACGAGCTCAAATGGGAAAGACTGGACCCTTATTTAAAATTAGACCATTCAAGCTTTCTAATAAGTTTACATACCCTATGCATAATGTGcgaaatgttaataatttaaacaaaattaaagggggatcatgaaaattgcatgtttttttagTACTGTCCTAAATAAGCCATTTCACATAACAGATCTTTACATCTACTCCACAAGACTCAATAATAActgaactgataaaaatgacaacattttacATTCCCTTGAATCTAAATAATTTGTGTTGTTTCCTGGATGATCCACAACAGTTTTTCTcttttgtgatagttgttcacAAGTCCCTCATTGGCCCTGAGCAGTTCCTGCTGCTCTTCAGAAAAATCCCCCAGCTCCTGcatattcttcagttttccagcatcttctgcacatttgaaccctttccaacagtgactgtatgattttgagatccatcttttggAAAGGGTccaaatatgcagaagatgctggaaaaccaaagaatgtgctGGAGATTGTTTCTGAGGAACAGCAGACAGTTGAAGCGTTCAGGACGAACAAGGGACTCAAGAACAACTATCACTAAACACAAAAACAGGTGTGGATCACCCAGGAAATCACGTGCAGTATTAAGATTcaagggtatgtaaacttttgaacggagTCATTTTTCTAAATTCAGTGTTGTTGAGAATCTATAAAAACCTGTTATGTGAAATAGCTGATTCAGgacagtattaaataaaaaaaataacattcatttttcattaaaattaactccttttgttaaaattattaacatttttttattaacatttttcatacagTATTCTATGTGGGATATGTAGActtatgagcacaactgtatTTATAATGTTTGGGTGTCAAGTTATCACTGAGTTTTCGTTTAGTTCATTTAAGTGCCGTGTTTCAGGAAGATATTTGCGGAGACTGAGACAGCAGAAAACACaacttatttgttttctttattttacaaatgcacaaTCACAGACATGGAGCCACAACACCCAGACTCGGTTATAATCATTCTCTGGGATTTTACATACAGGCCAAAACTTAAATCCACAAAACAGAGCTGGATTTACAAGTGTTTTGACTCCACTGATTAAAGTGTTTGTGAAGCTGATGCCACTGTAACTATAAGACTGCAACATCGTACATCAGTTTCTGTGTAGTAGAGCTCTGTGCATTCTTACCaggatttattaacatttaacaaGGACAAACCATGGTTCACAGCAAAACTTAGACAGCGTCAGGATTGGGGACAGAAGCTTGTAAagtcaggccaggaacacactgaataaGGAGATTAGATCGGTTTAGAAGAACTATGCATGTCTGCACATACTATATGTGTTAAAATAAGGTCTTTATCACTGTCTTTGTACATTCAGCCACATTAAGTGTTATTCAGGTTTAGCAATTTAGAAAGTCACTGTTCCACTTCTGCTAATTCAAAAGCTGAGTGTGAGTCATACTTTCAAAGGTAATGTTAGTCATCAAACCAGACAAAATCAAAGCTTTCAAAAACATCCAGTAATGTGATCCTTTTATTGAGTGACAgtgacattattaataatatcctGCGTCTTCTCCTTATCTCTACTTCCCTTGGTGTTTTTACACAtaaaagcgaaaaaaaaaaacatattgtgatAAACATCTTGTAGATTCTGCATGTGGTTGTGAGGTATTCATGACAATTCTaaactattttagttttatttccagGTGTTTCTTCCATTACTGTGGTGCTGAATCAGCCAGCATCACTTCCCTGCTGCAGCGGTGAAAAAGTCGTGTGGAGGAAGACTTTCCCCATAGAAGCAACTGTTGCTGAATGCCTAAAGCAGAAATGCATCATAAAAGACCCTTTTCAAGAAAGATTTTCAGTCAAGCGTGAAAAAAACCACCCTCTATTTCTCAAAGCAGCTAAATACAATGACCTGGGGCAATACGAGTGCAGCTGTGATGGCTTTATCAAGCTAATTAAACTGGATGTTGTAGGTGAGTGTTTGTTTGCCTCACTTTAGAGACGCTTTAGATAATGCTTTAAATAGCATGAGTAGTTGAACTTactgtaagaaatgttttttctctATAGTTCCTATGAACATGACGGTTGAGGAGTTGGGAAACGTCACTCTTCCGTGTTATGCGGACACTCAAAGCGGTGTCAGGGATGTGACATGGCTGCATAATGAACAAAGAGCTCTGCACTACACAACAAACAGAGCCTCAATCCCAGGCCTGGGCTATGAGGAGAGAGTATCGCTGACAGAGGACGGGTTCAGAGACGGTGATGTGTCTCTGACCATCACTGGTGTCCATCAGACAGATGCAGGATTATACCGCTGCTTCGTTCGAGACGAGACGGATCGAGGATACCCACACGCCTACATGTTGCATGTGATCAGTAAGACTCATCATATGAATACATGCACTTGTTATGTCATTATGTGCAATGCCTGATGTATTGTTAGTTTTCAGTAGGTTTAAAGTGAATGTTACATTATTGACATTAATTTATCTGGCTGGGTTTACTACTAATGTTACACATTTTATATGGGAATGAATGCTAAGTTACAGCAACATGCATTTATAGAGATTTACTACTATGTAGTGGTTTATAAATCACATACTTGaaataaagtacagatacccagATTAAATATTACTCCAGGAAAATAATAAATAGGCCTACCCTTTGTGAGGATTAGATGGGTAAGATTTGTTTATAAAATAGTCGGattaaaaaaactacaacaacaatACTGGCTCAGTGACAGTTGCAgccttgaatatttttttttatttttttattttattttaacttttagtaattgtgttgtgtttttgtctttatttatgtatgtatgtatgtatgcatgcatgtatgtgtgtgtgtgtgtatatatatatatatatatatatatatatatatgtatgtgtgtgtatattcttttttttaatatatatttatatatatatttgttattgaaatataattaaaattttagtattcaagttaaactaaataaacatcaacaaaaataaaatgtataaaaactttttttttttcaatttcagctAGATGCCAAGGGAACACTTCTCATTTTAAGTTAGTGTTTCAATTAACAAAACTATGGCTTTGATTTCAGTTTTTGTCTTAGTCAACTATAATAATACTGGTTTGAGCTCAGTCTGACATTACAATGAATTATGCATTATTAGGAGTCATCAATAAGCTATCAAAAGTTCATTGAAAATAATTAGCTGAAATAAGTTATTTATTCACAAATCGGTCAACAGGCACTGCTGCTGTGTCCAGATTTCTTCTTGAAATAACAAGGAAATATAAAGCATGCTGAGCTttgaaatgtaatgaaataaaagccagtttcccaaaatgaaaatacaatttttaataaaagaaaaagaaataaacaaagagTGCTAGTTCTGTTCTTTAATTTCATGCAGA harbors:
- the LOC132140559 gene encoding uncharacterized protein LOC132140559 isoform X1 — encoded protein: MQTVHTAMVYWILLGFIGIIGSLTGVSSITVVLNQPASLPCCSGEKVVWRKTFPIEATVAECLKQKCIIKDPFQERFSVKREKNHPLFLKAAKYNDLGQYECSCDGFIKLIKLDVVVPMNMTVEELGNVTLPCYADTQSGVRDVTWLHNEQRALHYTTNRASIPGLGYEERVSLTEDGFRDGDVSLTITGVHQTDAGLYRCFVRDETDRGYPHAYMLHVIKKFTSAGGDQTESSNTEKRTRIGLIFSFAFFTLSSFFLL
- the LOC132140559 gene encoding uncharacterized protein LOC132140559 isoform X4 yields the protein MQTVHTAMVYWILLGFIGIIGSLTGVSSITVVLNQPASLPCCSGEKVVWRKTFPIEATVAECLKQKCIIKDPFQERFSVKREKNHPLFLKAAKYNDLGQYECSCDGFIKLIKLDVVVPMNMTVEELGNVTLPCYADTQSGVRDVTWLHNEQRALHYTTNRASIPGLGYEERVSLTEDGFRDGDVSLTITGVHQTDAGLYRCFVRDETDRGYPHAYMLHVISITHSGNS
- the LOC132140559 gene encoding uncharacterized protein LOC132140559 isoform X3, translating into MQTVHTAMVYWILLGFIGIIGSLTGVSSITVVLNQPASLPCCSGEKVVWRKTFPIEATVAECLKQKCIIKDPFQERFSVKREKNHPLFLKAAKYNDLGQYECSCDGFIKLIKLDVVVPMNMTVEELGNVTLPCYADTQSGVRDVTWLHNEQRALHYTTNRASIPGLGYEERVSLTEDGFRDGDVSLTITGVHQTDAGLYRCFVRDETDRGYPHAYMLHVIKGITHSGNS